In Quercus robur chromosome 10, dhQueRobu3.1, whole genome shotgun sequence, a genomic segment contains:
- the LOC126704447 gene encoding farnesylcysteine lyase isoform X3 translates to MVSPLSLSFFTFFLFLFLSHPQAQAQSQSQSDPQSPTNDPPTVCIIGSGISGSSVAHFLRLYSSSSSSSNSNPFSIHIFERNGVVGGRMATVNVSGQTFEAGASILHPKNYYAVNYTQLLGLKNKDPPSDSFSLGIWDGQKFVFKTHSFSSNIPFVDKIVSLANPLLMLVRYGFSILKMQTFVEGTVNNFLKYYERFESRPVFETVDEMLKWAGLYNLTTQTLQEELIDVGLSPLLIKELVTVITRVNYGQSASISGLAGAVSLAGSGRGVWAIEGGNWQMAAGLINRSDAAVHLHEEIDSVSYLGEYYELNSTKGNSYKCEVAVVATPLDELNIQFTPPISIPKRKLQHTHATFVRGLLNPGYFGLDAVSEIPKLVATLEDPDLPFTSISVLKKHDEKDFTYKIFSREPMADILLDSFFSVRQETIRIDWGAYPHYNAPEEFAPFILDDRNLYYVNAFENAASTVETSAIAAENIARLILSRFFSQLLLISSNLGSNSDGEILHVDL, encoded by the exons cttcttcctcttcctctttctctctcatccccaagcccaagcccaatccCAATCCCAATCGGATCCCCAAAGCCCAACAAATGACCCACCAACAGTCTGCATCATCGGCAGCGGCATCAGCGGCTCCTCCGTGGCCCACTTCCTCCGCCTctactcctcctcctcctcctcctcaaaCTCAAACCCGTTCTCAATCCACATCTTCGAGAGAAACGGCGTCGTAGGTGGCCGCATGGCCACGGTCAACGTGAGCGGCCAGACTTTCGAAGCCGGAGCCTCAATTCTCCACCCAAAGAATTACTACGCCGTGAATTACACCCAACTGTTGGGTCTCAAAAACAAGGACCCTCCTTCCGATTCCTTCTCTCTCGGCATCTGGGACGGTCAAAAGTTCGTTTTCAAGACACACAGTTTCAGTTCCAACATTCCCTTTGTCGACAAGATTGTCTCGCTCGCGAACCCGCTTCTCATGTTGGTGCGCTACGGCTTCTCGATCCTCAAAATGCAAACCTTCGTCGAG GGTACTGTGAATAACTTCTTGAAGTACTATGAAAGGTTTGAATCCAGACCCGTTTTTGAGACAGTAGATGAGATGCTTAAATGGGCAGGTTTGTACAACCTCACCACCCAGACTCTACAAGAGGAGTTGATTGATGTTGGGTTGTCTCCCTTGTTGATAAAAGAGCTTGTCACT GTCATCACAAGAGTCAATTATGGCCAAAGTGCCTCTATCAGTGGACTTGCTGGTGCAGTTTCATTGGCAGGATCTGGTAGAGGAGTGTGGGCTATTGAAGGAGGGAATTGGCAGATGGCTGCTGGACTCATTAATCGTTCTGATGCTGCAGTGCACCTCCATGAAGAAATAGATTCTGTCTCTTATCTTGGAGAATATTATGAACTCAACTCCACAAAAGGAAATAGTTACAAATGTGAAGTTGCAGTGGTTGCCACTCCTCTGGATGAGTTGAATATTCAGTTTACTCCTCCAATTTCAATTCCTAAGAGAAAATTACAGCACACACATGCAACTTTTGTTAGGGGCCTTTTAAATCCG GGATATTTTGGCCTGGATGCTGTATCAGAAATCCCAAAACTTGTGGCCACTCTAGAGGATCCTGACCTTCCGTTCACAAGCATTTCAGTTCTCAAGAAACATGATGAGAAAGATTTTACTTACAAGATATTCTCCCGGGAACCCATGGCAGATATCTTACTGGATAGCTTCTTTAG TGTGCGGCAGGAGACCATTCGAATTGATTGGGGTGCTTACCCTCATTACAATGCTCCTGAAGAATTTGCACCATTTATCTTGGATGATCGGAATTTGTACTATGTGAATGCTTTTGAGAATGCAGCTAGCACAGTGGAGACAAGTGCCATTGCAGCCGAGAATATAGCTCGACTAATCCTATCAAGATTTTTTAGCCAATTACTCTTGATCTCATCTAACTTGGGCTCAAATTCTGATGGAGAGATTTTGCATGTGGATCTGTAA
- the LOC126702585 gene encoding vacuolar protein sorting-associated protein 20 homolog 2-like, protein MGNLFVKKPKITEVDRAILSLKTQRRKLADYQRQLDAVIEAEKQAAKDLIREKRKDRALLALKKKKTQEELLKQVDAWLINVEQQLADIELASKQKAVFDSLKSGNNAIKAIQSEINLEDVQKLMDDTDEARAYQDEINAILGEKLSAEDEEEILAEFENLESQITVQDLPNVPNVPTTIQSPEEHDEKLDLPDVPTKAPVTHEVVADDAEVSTKRKVMEEPLPA, encoded by the exons ATGGGGAATTTATTTGTGAAGAAGCCCAAGATCACAGAAGTAGATCGAgcaattctctctctcaagaCCCAACGCCGCAAGCTCGCCGATTATCAACGACAG CTCGATGCTGTcattgaagcagaaaagcaaGCTGCAAAAGACTTGATTCGTGAAAAGAGAAAGGACAGAGCTTTGTTagcattgaagaagaaaaaaacgcAAGAAGAATTATTGAAGCAAGTTGATGCCTGGCTTATTAACGTCGAGCAGCAA TTGGCAGACATTGAACTCGCAAGTAAGCAGAAAGCTGTCTTTGACAGTTTGAAGTCTGGTAATAATGCAATTAAAGCCATTCAAAGTGAGATAAACCTGGAGGATGTTCAAAAGCTTATGGATGACACCGATGAAGCCAGAGCTTATCAAGAT GAAATTAATGCAATATTGGGGGAGAAATTATCagcagaagatgaagaagaaatttTAGCAGAATTTGAGAACTTGGAAAGTCAG ATCACTGTTCAAGATCTGCCTAACGTTCCTAATGTTCCCACTACAATACAATCTCCTGAAGAACATGATGAAAAGCTGGACCTTCCAGATGTACCGACCAAAGCACCAGTCACACATGAAGTGGTTGCAGATGATGCTGAAGTTTCCACAAAGCGaaaag tTATGGAGGAACCATTGCCTGCCTGA